In a single window of the Leisingera daeponensis DSM 23529 genome:
- a CDS encoding transporter substrate-binding domain-containing protein: protein MKTRFAALLCAAAALMSEHASAAEVEVLVGDLPPMVNKDGSGREAEIIATTLERCGHTAKFTIQPFTRHWQSFESGKGDAVATVPVGMPTAGTQTEPYVSYQNGISFLKSSGAQVSTLGDLNGMKIVAFEGAASIIPGLSDATGGFKSYREMADQETQSKLLYGKRVDGIVGDGMLFAEFARHLQEAGAASGVDASQPIEFRAIFEPTPYGMSFRDPAMAEAFSRCFAELEEEGKIAEINTRWTDKYRDALSDNYMSY from the coding sequence ATGAAGACCCGTTTTGCAGCCCTTCTCTGCGCAGCTGCAGCCCTCATGTCAGAACACGCCAGCGCCGCCGAGGTTGAAGTCCTCGTTGGCGATCTGCCGCCAATGGTCAACAAGGATGGCTCTGGCCGGGAGGCGGAGATCATCGCAACCACTCTGGAGCGTTGCGGCCACACTGCCAAATTCACCATCCAACCGTTCACGCGCCACTGGCAGTCGTTCGAGTCCGGAAAAGGGGACGCGGTCGCCACCGTGCCGGTTGGCATGCCGACCGCAGGCACGCAGACTGAACCCTACGTTTCCTATCAGAACGGCATCTCGTTCCTCAAGTCCTCGGGCGCGCAGGTAAGCACGCTTGGAGACCTGAACGGCATGAAGATTGTTGCCTTCGAAGGCGCCGCCAGCATCATTCCCGGGCTTTCCGACGCGACCGGCGGCTTCAAATCCTACCGCGAGATGGCCGATCAGGAAACACAGAGCAAGCTTCTGTACGGCAAGCGCGTGGATGGCATCGTCGGCGACGGCATGCTGTTTGCAGAATTCGCCCGCCATTTGCAGGAAGCCGGTGCCGCGTCGGGCGTGGATGCCAGCCAGCCGATCGAATTCCGTGCAATCTTTGAACCGACCCCCTACGGCATGAGTTTCCGCGACCCCGCCATGGCGGAGGCATTCAGCCGCTGTTTTGCCGAGCTTGAAGAAGAAGGCAAAATCGCTGAGATCAATACCCGTTGGACCGACAAATACCGCGACGCGCTGTCGGACAACTACATGTCCTACTGA